The Arachis ipaensis cultivar K30076 chromosome B05, Araip1.1, whole genome shotgun sequence nucleotide sequence CTTGCTAGTTGACTTTGTTTCTGTCATCCTGATCTTTGTAGAACTGTTCTTTTTGTCCTTATCAAAGGACGTTCTCAGAAGTTCTTTCCTAGGACCAGATTTCAGGAATTCCGGAAGGAGTTCTGAATTTTTCGAACCACCTTCAGAATTGACATTTTTTTGGGATTACTTTGCACACTGGATGACTGGCCTTGAACACCAGAGCCTGAACAGATAACACGGCAACAAAAGCAAAGTAAGTCCTGTGAAGACAGAAAGGAAGTTCGACTAACTAAAACAGTAACAGTGAAAGAGACAGATAAATGCCAATTAACTAGAGAGAAATATCGAAGATATTGATAAGATTCATGAAACAAATATAAAGTTCAAATTCAACCATTGACATGACTAGAATGGCAATCAGAGTGTAGTTCAAGCTTTGAAAGCCGGGGCAACCTAGATCATTTACAACATAGTCAATTTCATTTGCTTTTATAAGTAATGTCAAAAGCGCTTATATTTAACAACTTAAACTAAGATTGTTACTCTCCACACATATGATCTAATTCTCACTCCTAATACAAATTTTTCCATCGAGCCTTGTTCTATGCATTAAGGGGCAATTTCTACAACACTTGCACTAGATATATGATCTAATGGGAAGTATAGCCTCACACATCGGTTAGGGTCATTTCGTCACAAAAAATTGTCAAAATGAGTCCAAAGATAACACAACAATCTATGTCTCTATGGTAAGATAAATACACTCATAGAATTTGATCACGTGTGGTGAATCACAACCAATTGAACAAGAAGTATAAGCCTAACATTAGAACAAAATCATTTGTCTGTTAAAACATTCCTCCTTGGCTCTTTGCATTGACAGAAGTGATGTTAAATCAAATATTTACCTTCTATTTAGGAACATTCAAAATCTCCAAACATCAATGTTGAAATTATTATTATGCTAATACCATCCTAAATAAGGAAATGAAAGAAATAAGCATTCAAGGGAGACAACAAGAACTAAAGAAAAATGTATTTAATAATGTAAGTTCAAGATGCACAACCGCCAAGaaaaaaccaaaaatcaagttgATCCAGGTGAAGAATTGCACATATGTTGAACAAACAACAGCTACCCTGAATCAgttaaaatttcaaaatgatcCCTAGCAATACACTCAGAAAATAAATATTATATCTTCTCACCAAACATGCAATGGTTCACATTGAAAACAGATGAAGCAGCAAAAGTATACACACATCAAATGCCTTCAAATAATTCAAATACCTAAAAGCCTAAAGTGTGGTTATATTACTAGAAAACATAGAGCAGGAAAGTGGATACCACATAAGCACCAGATCCTCCCCAAGGGTGAGAAGAGTCGGAAGAGAGATCTTGACAGAGTTTACCCTAGTGAAGCATTTCCAAAGTCACAATGGAGTAGCTACTCAAGGAGCATCGACGGCTAAAATGGCTGCTAGAGTTTAGAATAAGCATAACCCTTTTTATATACTAGATTCTATGGCTCTGTGCAGTTATAGGAGCACATGCTAAAAGCTTTGATTTCAAATTTAACACGCACATCTCAAATTATACCCATAAAGCATTTCAAATGTTTAAATGGAATGTATCTTTTTTATCAATCAAACGATTGGTCTAAAACTCCATGATCTTGATATTTCATGCAAGATATTTCTAACATTACTACTAATTAAGTACATaaccaaaatttaaaattttctttgaTGTTATACTATATCTTGCAcgattatcttatctttctagtGAACGATGACAAATCAGTTTTTGCAATAATATGAACAACGATCATgataaaaaattctaattaagAAAATTTAAGACCTGCTGGTAGATTTGTGAAGTTTGTGACCGATATTATTAGCTTAATATAGAAACAGCAGATACAGCTTGGCCATGCTAATCAAGGACAGGGAAATCATACACAAATACACCTTAATGCATTTTGGAAGAAATATTTGAAGAATGAATATGGTCTTTCAGAAGGTTCACAAAACAATCTTGCGTAATTGTGCAAAAATACTAAAAATCACTATTGATGAACTTTTAAtaccaaaaaatttattttttatttggaagCGAATAGGACAACTTAGGGTGAGTTTGGTTTGcgttttcattttctatttttattttcagtgttTTTTGTTTTCACCTCCTGTTTTCTCTTTTATCTTCACAAAATTctgaaaatggaaaaaaaaaaactgaataaaaacagaaaatgaaaatttAAACCAAACACACCCTTAGACTGCAGAATTACCCTTTCTAGTTGCTATCAAGAAAATGATTAAATTCAATAATAAAACCCACCTCTAAACATTTATAAcaccaaacaaaaaataaaacatatactTGAATTGGGCGATTACATGTCTTTTTGTATGAGCCATGCTCAACATATATTAGAAACACAAATCAATTCTTTAATGTTTCATATGGTGAAAACAGAACATCAATGGTAGGTCAACATTTATATCcatgagcttcaaaggaaaaaaCTAATGCATGTTAAAAGTCCAATCAAACCAAACAGGAAAGACCAAAGAAATATCCTATTGAAACCAAACTTCACATTTGGTTTTGTGGAAAATATTCATAACCTTGCTTAAATTGTTACAAACAAGTTGAAATGATTTGATTCTGCGTATTTCATTCTTATATTTTCCATAACAGGGTAGCGCTCGGGTTTTTTATGAGGTAATAAAACATTTCCGCGTTGCCAAAGACAAACAGCATTTTCTAATTTAATAGTGTATaacatttttccaatttaataAATTTCCAAAACAATACCACCCCGTGGCAAATGAGATAATACAAAATAGTAAACATAATAGTTCAGTAATCATTAAAACCCAAAATGCTTATTCTGACATAACATTGATCCTTGACTAAAATTAGCCATACACTGGAATTTATCACAACCATTTACACGTACTACGGTATATCATGTCAATTATAGCATATAATTATAGCATATTATGTCACACCAGCCAAACAAATTTCATGTTTTGGCCAgcaagaaggaaacaaatcttgATCAAGGAATAGGATACATGCAACATTAAAAGGAAAGAAACCATGAAACTGCAAAGTGAAATTATAAGAAACGAACAATACACCTTCCAAAACAAGTTTCAATAACTTATGCTATGAACTGAACTAAAACTGCATAAGAAAACTAAAACTTATACTATGATTAGTATTATTCTGAAACATGTAGTAGTAACACTATTGAAAACTGCTAAAAATGGCCATCTAGTATAGTGAAGAAAGGGATGCAACAATAGTGAAACTGGAGGAAAGGGAGTAAAATCTTTGTGATTTCACCCTCCTTCAGGTAAGTGCGTATTATTTACCGACAGAATGAAAGCAAACGAGTGACCATGCCAAGTTTCCGAGAGACCTAGCCCTTTACTAGTCTTAGTCTACTCCCCAACAATCTGAATTGCCCCTCAGCATTATCTCACTTCCAAATATACCTCCCCACCTCACCTATTGAACAGAATCACAGCATTTGAGCATCCCCCATGCTATCCTTCCCACATGGTAACGGGTAAGGGCATACTTCACCTAAGGTTAAGTTAAATGAGTTGGGACAATTTTACTATTATTCCTAGAAACATCCGCATCCGCATCCACAGCTAAGCCTTCTATTCCATTCACATCACGGCATCTAACGGAAACTGTCTAAGTAACTATAAAAATGGTCAATGCATGGCAAGAGAACTTTAAAATCATCTATGCAACTTCCAATTTCAGCTGGTATTCCACATGATGTCATGTTTCGACAGATGAACATACTATACATGATAAACTATTCTTCAGCTGGCACTCAGTAGTCAGAGCTACTTATAAAATAAAACGGTGAAGCAAATCGTTGCAACTACCAAAAGAGAAGGCTGAAGGACAAGCTCGAAAAGCTCACCTCTAGCAAGGAATTTATCTTCTAAATCCATTTGCACTCACTAAACAATATAACTGAATTGCCGTTTTCTGACAAGTAAAGAGAAAAAGCATGACAAGTGTGTCTACATTACTTGTGTAACAGCAAAGAAGGCCGCGCATGAATCACCGCTACACGTGAATCGTGAATCATACACGAACcaaaataagaaactaaaaagaaCTTAATTATTTTTACACCAAAGAAAGCTAAAAGTTTTTAAGCAAAACTTTAACACAACTACCAGCTTGTTTAAGTAGGAATTCTAATACAAGATCAAGAACAAACAGCTAGCGGGCGATATGAACTCTCAAAAAATCTTTGGATTTTCCACAACTATTGATCTATCAGGGAGAAAACAATGGTTCATGTTCATATACAAAAATGCCACGATGTTGCGCATGAATTTAACAcaagaaacacacaaaatcaCAATGCAGGCTAGAAAAACTATAAAGCACATGACACCAACAAGTATTAAAttggtaaaaaataaataaataaataaacacaaaaaggaaaaaatgCACAAACCACACTGCAATATTACCATATATCCTGCCCATTTAATTGTTAACCAACAATGCCTCATGCAAAATACCCAATTGAAAACACTACAACAAAAAGAACacactttttttttcaattattttcNNNNNNNNNNNNNNNNNNNNNNNNNNNNNNNNNNNNNNNNNNNNNNNNNNNNNNNNNNNNNNNNNNNNNNNNNNNNNNNNNNNNNNNNNNNNNNNNNNNNNNNNNNNNNNNNNNNNNNNNNNNNNNNNNNNNNNNNNNNNNNNNNNNNNNNNNNNNNNNNNNNNNNNNNNNNNNNNNNNNNNNNNAGTGACATAAACGACAAAGCGAACATGAACAAAAAAAAGGAGCAGAGAAGCACAATAAAAAGCGCATACTTCACGATTTGACTTCTTTTCCCATACGCATTGCCGCATTAACAACAGTGTAAAGAGGGGGAAAAAATCAGACAAAGTCTTCTACAAAAAAACACATATAAATATCTTTTTACTGGTAATTTTATTTCAcgaaaaatgaaaagagaaaattaCTACAAAATTTACAATAACCAGCTGAAATAATAATAGAAACAAATAAAAGCacgtaattttaaaaaaaataataatagtaaattaAAATCTGCACATACGAAAAGAAGAACGAATCTAAAAAAGGGATCCCGAAATAAAGTAAGGAATGAAGGAGTGGTTTTTGCGAAGTGgaggaggaaggagaagaagaagaagagaatcacTGACCCTGTAAGTATGGTGAATGGGGAAATCAAGGGCTCTGGAACGAAAGAACCGAAATTTGGAGATGAATCTCGTTTTGGTTTCACAAAACACAAACTATGTtgtcgttgttgttgttgttcgaGTTTCGTTCGTTGTTGTTAGTTTGTGACTTTGTGTTGcgttgaagagagagaaagagagagttgtTGTGAGAGTTGGTCACGTTAATAGAGAAAACAGGTGGGTGTGGAGGGGCACGCGCGCAGGGTGGCGCGTGAGGTAGGAGGTGGAAGTTTGAAGAGGTAGGCTAAGGTCTGAAGCAGTCTTTGTTTGTTTGGTTGGATCAgtgttttcttttctctttacCTATACACTGTACTTGTTTTCATTCCCTTTTCAGGCTTCCAATTTACTTGGATGGACGTTATTGCCCCTCTGTTTAGGTCAGTGAAACTCAGATTTGAAGTTATTATAACCTTCTAATGTACGGTATTATTGAATTGGCGTGTTCGTTCTTCCGAAAGCCCATTTTTGCAAGAGTGAAAGGATAAGAGaataatgtttttttttatataatttaaataataaattaaaaatagaatgttaattttaattttaaaatttaaattttgaattttaaattaattaaatttatttatatttaatagaCCTAAAATATGTTATATTATTCATATTGTTTATAATTTTCATTGTCTACTTAATGAAATTGTTTTTAAAAATTGGATAAaatatgtttttaattgaaattttgaaatatttttaatattttttctgttaacaaattttagttttatcctaCTATGTTAATTGCGCCTGCTAAAATAGTTTAACATTTGTTTTTAAGCAAACGTCAAAATCTAACCTTTCTAACATTTTTAAAAAGGTTCCGTTAAAAAATTAATTAGGGGTAAAGTCAACtctaattaattagttaaaaaataaatCTGTTAAAAAAATAATCTctcactattttaattttttaaattttaaaatcaaaaataaaaaaattagtttatattatagttaaatctttaaatttttttttctaaaaatattttaatcacaatttgatttaattaatttttaacttcaGAACACATtcatacaaataaaaaaatggatATAATGCAAAATATAACGGAAAGACAGGCAAAAAATTTATTACCAAAAGTCGAGAAAAATAAACAACTTTATATCAAAAGAGTTTTTACTGTTAACTAAATAATTTTGGTATAACCAAATACTTCAAagatctaaaaaaaattaattgaccTATATTTATTAATCCTAACTCCCAATAAaatcctttattttattttattctcacaGAAAATTAATACTCCTTCTCAtatttattagtcattaaaaaatttttatttaataaacaaATNNNNNNNNNNNNNNNNNNNNNNNNNNNNNNNNNNNNNNNNNNNNNNNNNNNNNNNNNNNNNNNNNNNNNNNNNNNNNNNNNNNNNNNNNNNNNNNNNNNNNNNNNNNNNNNNNNNNNNNNNNNNNNNNNNNNNNNNNNNNNNNNNNNNNNNNNNNNNNNNNNNNNNNNNNNNNNNNNNNNNNNNNNNNNNNNNNNNNNNNNNNNNNNNNNNNNNNNNNNNNNNNNNNNNNNNNNNNNNNNNNNNNNNNNNNNNNNNNNNNNNNNNNNNNNNNNNNNNNNNNNNNNNNNNNNNNNNNNNNNNNNNNNNNNNNNNNNNNNNNNNNNNNNNNNNNNNNNNNNNNNNNNNNNNNNNNNNNNNNNNNNNNNNNNNNNNNNNNNNNNNNNNNNNNNNNNNNNNNNNNNNNNNNNNNNNNNNNNNNNNNNNNNNNNNNNNNNNNNNNNNNNNNNNNNNNNNNNNNNNNNNNNNNNNNNNNNNNNNNNNNNNNNNNNNNNNNNNNNNNNNNNNNNNNNNNNNNNNNNNNNNNNNNNNNNNNNNNNNNNNNNNNNNNNNNNNNNNNNNNNNNNNNNNNNNNNNNNNNNNNNNNNNNNNNNNNNNNNNNNNNNNNNNNNNNNNNNNNNNNNNNNNNNNNNNNNNNNNNNNNNNNNNNNNNNNNNNNNNNNNNNNNNNNNNNNNNNNNNNNNNNNNNNNNNNNNNNNNNNNNNNNNNNNNNNNNNNNNNNNNNNNNNNNNNNNNNNNNNNNNNNNNNNNNNNNNNNNNNNNNNNNNNNNNNNNNNNNNNNNNNNNNNNNNNNNNNNNNNNNNNNNNNNNNNNNNNNNNNNNNNNNNNNNNNNNNNNNNNNNNNNNNNNNNNNNNNNNNNNNNNNNNNNNNNNNNNNNNNNNNNNNNNNNNNNNNNNNNNNNNNNNNNNNNNNNNNNNNNNNNNNNNNNNNNNNNNNNNNNNNNNNNNNNNNNNNNNNNNNNNNNNNNNNNNNNNNNNNNNNNNNNNNNNNNNNNNNNNNNNNNNNNNNNNNNNNNNNNNNNNNNNNNNNNNNNNNNNNNNNNNNNNNNNNNNNNNNNNNNNNNNNNNNNNNNNNNNNNNNNNNNNNNNNNNNNNNNNNNNNNNNNNNNNNNNNNNNNNNNNNNNNNNNNNNNNNNNNNNNNNNNNNNNNNNNNNNNNNNNNNNNNNNNNNNNNNNNNNNNNNNNNNNNNNNNNNNNNNNNNNNNNNNNNNNNNNNNNNNNNNNNNNNNNNNNNNNNNNNNNNNNNNNNNNNNNNNNNNNNNNNNNNNNNNNNNNNNNNNNNNNNNNNNNNNNNNNNNNNNNNNNNNNNNNNNNNNNNNNNNNNNNNNNNNNNNNNNNNNNNNNNNNNNNNNNNNNNNNNNNNNNNNNNNNNNNNNNNNNNNNNNNNNNNNNNNNNNNNNNNNNNNNNNNNNNNNNNNNNNNNNNNNNNNNNNNNNNNNNNNNNNNNNNNNNNNNNNNNNNNNNNNNNNNNNNNNNNNNNNNNNNNNNNNNNNNNNNNNNNNNNNNNNNNNNNNNNNNNNNNNNNNNNNNNNNNNNNNNNNNNNNNNNNNNNNNNNNNNNNNNNNNNNNNNNNNNNNNNNNNNNNNNNNNNNNNNNNNNNNNNNNNNNNNNNNNNNNNNNNNNNNNNNNNNNNNNNNNNNNNNNNNNNNNNNNNNNNNNNNNNNNNNNNNNNNNNNNNNNNNNNNNNNNNNNNNNNNNNNNNNNNNNNNNNNNNNNNNNNNNNNNNNNNNNNNNNNNNNNNNNNNNNNNNNNNNNNNNNNNNNNNNNNNNNNNNNNNNNNNNNNNNNNNNNNNNNNNNNNNNNNNNNNNNNNNNNNNNNNNNNNNNNNNNNNNNNNNNNNNNNNNNNNNNNNNNNNNNNNNNNNNNNNNNNNNNNNNNNNNNNNNNNNNNNNNNNNNNNNNNNNNNNNNNNNNNNNNNNNNNNNNNNNNNNNNNNNNNNNNNNNNNNNNNNNNNNNNNNNNNNNNNNNNNNNNNNNNNNNNNNNNNNNNNNNNNNNNNNNNNNNNNNNNNNNNNNNNNNNNNNNNNNNNNNNNNNNNNNNNNNNNNNNtattagtaaaaaatttttaaaaattatgaaaaacATTACTTTTGAAAATTGAAGTATTTAAAAAATTACACTATTTTCAATAAGTTTACTTATGAAATTCGAATTTGTGCCCTATTCTTTGGGAGGATCAAGATGCTTATTAGTTATTATTGTGATCTAACATCTTAATAGTGCTCCTCCTTTTGAATTAATACTTAAATTGGTCCTAAAAATTATATTTGCACTTCAATTTAATCATCAAAATTTTAATGAATTGACATCGTATCCTTTATGATCTATATGATGTGGAGGAAGCGTACAAAATTTTGAATTATCAAAGGGTGGAGTTGCCGATTCGTTATCTTGGTATTCCTCTAGACGCAAATTCAAGGAAATTAAAAACANTGGAAGGAAAATTTTTTCTCTAAGGCGGGACGATTTGTTCTTAAATCGGTGGAAAATAACTTATCGATGCATTACTTGAGTCTCTTTGCAAGTGAAGTTGTTTAGGGGCAGGAACGATGGAAGTAAAGGAATGCTTGGGGTGGGTGACATGGTTCTTAAGAATGCGTCTCTTTTGCTTAAATGATTCGACAAGGAGGAGTGTCCTCTTTGGAAGAGAATTATTTGTGAAAAAGTTACAGCAAGATATGGATAAATATATCATATATGTGAACAAGAATCTGAAACCATTTATCACTTATTTTTCTCATGTCATGAGTGGATGTGGTCTAGATCTCTCAACAAATACTTTGAACTCTGGATGGGTGTCAAGATGTCAAAGTTTTCCAACAATAAATGGGCTACTATTTTCTTTGCTGTCTTATGGGCTGCATGTGATATGATTTTTAAGAAGGACAAGTTTGATAAGGATAAGCTGAAGCAACGTCGTATAAAATATCTCTTGAATGCGTGGAGATTATACAGGGAGGAGTCTAAAGCATCCCTAAGGAACTAATCCAGTTTCTAGTTGTTTATGCTTGCTGTCATCGTGCCATATGTCTTGTGATTCTCTTTGATTGTGTTTCTTGCCGTTGTTTTTTGCTTCTgtgagactttttcttttggtttGTGTCGATGTTTAGCTCTGGTTTGTTGTTTTGGAGCTGATGTTGTGGAAGTGCATCATGTTCTTGTTGCTCTTGATGTCGTTGTTGGACTCACTTCCCTTCTGGGACCTTGGGAGTcttgtattaaaaaaaaatgaaaaaaaaaaagtattgacATAGATTGATAATCGTTATATTGAATTTTTTAAAGATTATTTGATGtggtaattaaaattttttattttaatttattttttaaaaaaattttaaaatttttaagcgTATACAAATAAATTAGAATGAGACAGACCCAGGTGTTGCGCAaactcaaataaataataaatacccGTGCATGTCCAGTACCATGCACGTGCATGTCCAGTACCATGCACGAGAATGCTAAATTAAATCACTTATTTCAGGATTATTATTCTTAAGGGATGCTCATATAAAGATGCAGAAAACatcttttttaaagatattttttaataattaaaatttaacacatataatcacttaaattatgttatttttgttaaaattaggaAAAATTTCAACTAATACTCACTTAATGCAAACCAGATCCAAGTCTGGTATTGTAAAACCAAAACTATTCTTAACTACTACTTCTTCCAATCTTGATCTTTATAATAATGTTTCTACCACCACTACACAGGCTTTACAGTCACCTCATTGGCATCAAGTCATGTTGGAGGAGCTGCAAGCTTTATATAAGAATCAAACATGGAGTTTAGAAACTCCTCCCCCTACTGCCAAGGTGATCGGTAGCAGCTGGATTTATTCTATTAAAAGAAAACCAAATGGAGATATTGCTAAGTATAAAGCTAAATTGGTTGCAAAGGGTAACCACCAAGTTGAAGGGGTTGATTATGAACAGGTTTTTGCCCCTATAATCAAACCTTCATCCATAAGAATTGTTCTCACCATTGCTTTAAAGTATCATTGGCAGATTCGGCAGTTCGATTTCAATAACGCATTTTTGAATGGGAATTTGAATGAAGTGGTTTTTATGAAACAACCTCCAGAATTTTCTCAAGGTGATGTTGGATAGGTTTGTAGATTGAAAAAAATCCTTGTATGGCTTAAAACAAGCCCTAAGAGCATAGTTTGTTAAACTTTCTTCAACTTTAGCTTCATTTGGTTTCATCAAAACCAGGTCAGATCACTCTTTATTTGTCAAGCATGATCCTACTATCACTATATATATTCTAGTATATGTAGATGATATACTTATTACTGGAAATAATACAATTGCCATTCAAAATACTATAAACCAGCTTCACAACATTTTTTCCTTAAAAGTAGGGGTGGCAAAGCGGACCGGCCCATCCCAACCTGCCCCGTCCCGCTTAGGCCCGCCCTATAAACAGGGCGGACTAGCCCGCCCCGCCAACTAAAATGGGTTCAAAATGCTAGTCCGCCCTACTTTATGGCGGATTGGCGAGTTGGCGGGCTAGCCCGCTTgactcttttttttaaaaaaaaaaattcattaaaattaaccaaaaaataataattaaaaaattaaatacaaataaaaaatagtcaaattataatataattttttcattatattttttttaatttttaacttcaataaaattgttcaaaataatatttgtcaatagaatcatctttattttaaaaaataagtcacataatttgagcaaatatacgaaattgtaaaataaaataaataaagttaataactaaaagaagaataaaaataaaaacaaaaaaatgtttgaaaattttataattattaattttataatagtaatcactcttttatttaataaaaaaaagaaaaataaaaagtttcggcccggcggaccggcccgccccgccccgccaatttggcggtgcgggtttggcagattttttaatttggcgggctccaaattctagcccgacccgccttttttggcgggtttaGCGGATCGGCCCAACGAGTTTAACCCGTTTTGCTATCACTACAAATACAGCTATTTATAAATAAacacacaaaaaataaaataaaatacatcagTTAATAGAATTATCAAAATATATAATGCAAATCTCAAAAAATAATGAACTCATAAACTAACCAGAATGATTTTTGATTCTTCAAGACCAAAAAAGAGGTCCAAGATCTGTATCTTTAGCA carries:
- the LOC107641247 gene encoding uncharacterized protein LOC107641247; this encodes MQTRSKSGIVKPKLFLTTTSSNLDLYNNVSTTTTQALQSPHWHQVMLEELQALYKNQTWSLETPPPTAKVIGSSWIYSIKRKPNGDIAKYKAKLVAKGNHQVEGVDYEQVFAPIIKPSSIRIVLTIALKYHWQIRQFDFNNAFLNGNLNEVVFMKQPPEFSQGDVG